DNA sequence from the Ramlibacter agri genome:
CGAGTTCCAGATGGACAACCAGGGCTACGTGGTCACCAACCAGGGCCTGCGCCTGCAAGGCTACGCGGTCGACGCCACCGGCAAGACCAACGGCACCACGGGTGACATCCAGCTGCCCACCCAGGGCATTGCGCCCAAAGTGAGTTCGACCGCCTCGGTGGCGCTGAACCTCGACGGCCGCACCGCCGCGCCCACGGCAACGACGCCGGCATTCGCTATGGCCGACACCAGCTCTTACACCTCGTCGACGGCGATGAACGTGTACGACCAGCAAGGCAACGAGCACGTGCTGTCGCTGTACTTCCGCCGCACGGCCACCGACAACCAGTGGGAGGTCTACACCGCGCTGGACGGCGCGGGCGTGCCCGCTGCCGCCGCCGGTGCGACGCAGCAGCCCGCGGGCCAGCTGACCTTCGGCGCCGACGGCAAGATCGACACGACGCAATCGGGCACGCTGTCTGGCGGCACGCTCACCGCCGGCGACCTCGGCCTGAACCTGCCCTTCCCCACGTCCACGCTGCCGGTGGCCGGCGCCGCCTCCACCACCAGCGCACCGCTGGCGCTGGGCTTCGGCGACAGTACGCAGTTCGGCAGCGCCTTCGGCGTCACCGCGGTGTCGCAGGACGGCTATGCGGCCGGCCAGCTGAGCGGCTTCGCCGTGGACAGCAACGGCATGGTGCAGGCCCGCTACTCCAACGGCAAGACGCTGCCCGCCGCGCAGGTCGCGCTGGCCGACTTCCGCAACGAGCAGGGCCTGGCGCCGGTCGGCGGCAACCTGTGGAAGGCCACGCCAGCCTCGGGCCAGGCTGCGATCAGCGCGCCCGGCTCCGCCAACCTCGGCGTGCTGCAGGGCGGCGCGGTGGAGGAATCCAACGTCGACCTCACGCAGCAGCTGGTGGACATGATCACCGCGCAGCGCGCCTACCAGGCCAACGCGCAGACCATCAAGACCGAAGACCAGATGATGCAGACGCTGGTCAACCTGCGCTGATCGGTAGCCCGTGGACCGCCTGATCTACACCGCCGCGTCGGGTGCCCGTGCGTTGATGCAGCGCCAGGACGCGCTGACCAACAACCTGGCCAACGCCAACACCACCGGCTTCCGCGCCGACCAGGCCGTGTTCCGCGCGGTGCCGGTGCGCGGCGACGGCGTGCCGACGCGCGTGGCGGCGGTGGAAGCGACGGCGGGCTTCGACGATGCGTCCGGCGCGCTCGAAACCACGGGCCGTCCGCTCGACGTCGCGATCCAGGGCAAGGGCTGGCTCGCCGTGCAGGCGCCCGATGGCACCGAGGCCTACACCCGCAGCGGCTCGCTGCAGGTCAGCCCCGACGGCCAGCTGGTCACTGCCTCCGGCCTGCCCTTGCAAGGCGAAGGCGGCCCGCTGACCGTGCCGCCCGGCGCGGCGGTCAGCATCACGCGTGACGGCACCGTGTCCGCGCAACCGGCCACCGGCCCGGCCCAGACCGTGGGCAAGCTGAAGCTGGTGAACCCGCAGGCCTCCGAGCTGCGCAAGGGCGAAGACGGCCTGCTGCGCATGGCCACCGGCGAGGACGCCGCTGCCGACGACCAGGTGCGGCTCACGCCCGGCGCGCTGGAAGGCAGCAACGTCAACGTCGTCGAATCGATGGTGGGGATGATCGCCGCCTCGCGCCAGTACGAAACCCAGATGAAGCTCTTGCAGAACGCGGAGCAGAACGACCAGCGCGCGGCACAACTGCTCGCGCCGGCCCGCTAAGGACTTACCGCCATGTTGCGTTCCCTTTCTATCGCCAAGACCGGCCTCGAAGCGCAGCAGACGCAGCTGGACGCCATCACGCACAACCTCGCCAACGTCGGCACCAACGGCTACAAGCGCAGCCGCGCCGTGTTCGAGGACCTGATGTACCAGAACATCCGGCAGGCCGGCGGCCCGTCGACGGCGGAGACGCAGCTGCCCACGGGCCTGCAGCTGGGAAGCGGCGTGCGCACCGTGGCCACTTCGCGCAACTTCACGCAGGGCAGCCTGTCGCAGACCGGCAACCAGCTGGACCTGGCCATCAACGGCCAGGGCTTCTTCCAGGTGCAGATGCCCGATGGCAGCACGGCCTACACGCGCGACGGCTCCTTCCAGCTCGATGCGCAAGGCCAGATCGTCACCAACGCCGGCTATACGCTGAACCCCGGCATCACCGTGCCGGCCAACGCGCAGAGCATCACCATCGGCAAGGACGGCATCGTGTCCGTCACCATGCCCAGCCAGGCCGCGCCGCAGCAGGTGGGCCAGCTGCAGCTGGTGAACTTCATGAACCCCGCGGGCCTGGACCCGCGTGGCGGCAACCTGTTTGCCGAGACCGCCGCTTCCGGCACGCCGCAATCCGGCAACCCCGGCGCCAACGGCCTGGGCGCCCTCAACCAGGGCATGGTGGAGAGCTCCAACGTCAACGTGGTCGAAGAGCTCGTCGCCATGATCCAGACGCAGCGCTCCTACGAAATCAACTCCAAGGCGATCCAGACTTCCGACCAGATGCTGCAGCGCCTGACCCAACTCTGAAGACTCGCCATGAAGTACCTGCCCCTCCTCACCGCGCTGGCCCTGGCCGGCTGCGCCACCGTCGAAGCGCCCAAGGTGGACATGCACCCGGCGCCGGCACAGCCCGTCGCCGTCGCGCCGCTGCCGCTGCCGACCACCGGCGCGATCTTCAACGCCGCCAGCCACCGCCCGCTGTTCGAGGACCGCCGTGCCCGCCTGGCTGGCGACACCTTGACGATCCAGATCGAGGAGACGGTGACGGCCAGCCAGCAGTCCACCACCAACGTGGCGCGCAACGGCACGCTGTCAGGCGGCGTGACGGGGCTGCCCTATGCGTCGAAGAAGCTGCTGGGCAACCTCAACGTCGGCGCCAACTCCGACCTGAGCAACAAGGCGGACGGCAAGACCGACAGCAACAACACCTTCACCGGCACCATCACCGTCACCGTGCAGCAGGTGCTGCCCAATGGCAACCTGCTGGTGTCCGGCGAGAAGCAGATCGGCGTCAACCAGAACGTCGACGTGATGCGCTTTTCCGGCATCGTCAACCCCACGACCATCCGCGTGGGCAACATGGTCAGCTCCACCCAGGTCGCCGATGCGCGCCTGGAGCAGCGCGGCCGCGGCGACGTCGGCAAGGCCCAGGGCCTGGGCTGGTTGTCGCGCTTCTTCATGAGCATCGCGCCGGTGTGATGGCGATGCGCAGGCACATCCGGCAGGTCCTGCTGGCGCTGCTCGCGGCGGCTTTCGTCGCTGCGCCCGCGCTGGCCGCCACGGCCTTGCTGCTGTTCACCAACCCGGCTGCCGCCGCCGTCGCGGTCGCCGGCGGCGGCAGCGAGCGCATCCGCGACCTCGCCACCGTGTCCGGCGTGCGCGTGAACCAGCTCATTGGCTACGGCGTGGTCGTGGGCCTGGACGGCAGCGGCGACGCCACCAACCAGGTGCAGTTCACCGGCCAGAGCGTGCAGTCGCTGCTGTCGCAGTTCGGCGTCACCCTGCCGCCGGGCGTCACGCCGCAGATGAAGAACGTGGCGGCGGTGATGGTGACGGCGGCGCTGCCCGCCTTCGCGCAGCCGGGCCAGAACATCGACATCACCGTCTCGTCGCTGGGCAACGCGCGCAGCCTGCGCGGCGGCACGCTGATGCTGACGCCGCTGCGCGGCGCCGACGGCGAGATCTACGCCATGGCGCAAGGCAGCCTGGTGATCGGCGGCGCCGGTGCTTCCGCGGGCGGCAGCAAGGTCGCCATCAACCACCTGCTGGCGGGCCGCGTGCCCGGCGGCGCCACGGTGGAACGCGCGGTGGCCAACAAGGCGCTGGAAGCGGGCGACATCCACCTGGAATTGAACCAGACCGATTTCTCCACCGCGCAGCTGATGGCCGAAGCGATCAACAAGACGCTGAAGCAGGAGGTCGCTGAGCCGCTGGACGCGCGCGTCGTGCGCGTGCGCTTCCCCGGCCAGGGCAGCCGCGTGCGCTTCATCGCCGACCTCGAGAACATCGAAGTGGCGCTGGCCGCGCCGCCGGCCAAGGTGATCGTCAATGCACGCACCGGCTCCGTCGTCATCAACCAGTCGGTGCGCCTGGGCGCCTGCGCGGTGGCGCACGGCAACCTGTCGGTGACGGTGTCCAGCACGCCGGTGGTGAGCCAGCCCGCGCCGCTGACGACCGGCGGCCAGACCGTGGTGGCCGAGAAGGCGGACATCCGCATCCAGCAAGGCCCCGGCACGCTGTTCGCCATGCCGCAGGCGGCCGAGCTGGCCGACGTCGTGAAGTCGCTGAACGCGCTGGGCGCGAGCGCGCAGGACCTGATCGGCATCCTGCAGGCGCTGAAGGCGGCGGGCGCCTTGAAGGCGGACCTGGAGATCATCTGATGGACGCGGTTGGCAGCAACAACAGCACTTCGCCGGACCAGCGCGCGCTCGATTCGCTGCGCAGCCAGGCTGCGCGCGACCCGCGCGGCGCGGCGCGCCAGACGGCGGTGCAGTTCGAGTCGCTGTTCAACCAGATGGTGCTGAAAAGCATGCGCGACGCCACGCCGCAGACCGAGACTTCGCAGGGGCAGGAGACCTTCACCGCGATGCTGGACCAGCAGTTCTCGCGCCAGCTCGCCGGCCGCCCCGGCGGCCTGGCCGACATGCTGGAAAAGCAGCTGACGCAGCACATGCAGAAGCTGCCGGAAGCGGCGCCTGCCAACCTGAACCCGCCGGTGCCGGACAACCTCACGGCCACGACGCCGGCCGCGCCGGCGCAAGCCACCGCGCCCGCGACCGCGCCCACGCCGCGCAACCGCGCCGAAGCCTTCCTGCAGCAGATGCTGCCCTACGCGCAGGAAGCGGAGCGCCAGACCGGCGTGCCGGCCTCCTTCATCCTGGGCCAGGCCGGCCTGGAATCTGGCTGGGGCAAGGGCGAGATCCGCAACCCGGACGGCAGCAACTCGTACAACCTGTTCGGCATCAAGGCCACGCGTGGCTGGGAAGGCGCAAGCACCAGCGTGACCACCACCGAATACGCCGGCGGCAATGCGTACAAGCACAAGGCGGCCTTCCGCAGCTACGGCTCGTATTCCGAGGCCTTCGCCGATTACGCGCGCCTCTTGGCCAGCCATCCGCGCTACGGCAACGTGGTGCGCCAGGCCGGCACGGCCGAAGCCTTCGCCGGCGGCATGCAGCGTGCCGGCTACGCCACCGACCCGCATTACGCGAGCAAGCTGGCGCGCACGATCCACATGGCGCAGTCGCTGCAGCGCGCGACGCCGACCTGAGGACGCACGCATGACTTCGCTGCTGAACATCGGAAGCCGCGCGCTGACCGCGGCGCAGGGCTCGCTGTCCACCGTCTCGCACAACATCGCCAACGCCAACACCGTGGGCTACTCGCGCCAGCAGGCGCAACTGGCGACGGCGGGCGGGCAGTACACCGGCAGCGGCTTCTTCGGCAACGGCGTCGACCTGACCGGCGTGCGCCGTCAGTACGACCAGTTCCTCACCGGCGCCGTGCAATCGGCCGCGTCCACCAGCGCCGCCGACGCGACGCGGGCGAGCGGCTTGCAGGCGCTGGACTCGGTGTTCGGCAACAGCGATCTCGGCATCGGTTCGGCTATCGACGACTTTTTCGGCGCCGCGGGCGACCTGGCCAACCGGCCGTCCGACCTGTCGGCGCGGCAGGTGTTCGTGGCGCGCGCCAGCCAACTGGCGCAGCGCATCACCAGCGTGGGCTCGCAGATCGCGGCGCTGTCGAATGAAGCAGACAGCCGGCTCGCATCCGACGCGACGCAGGCCAACGGCAAGATCGCCGAGATCGCCAAGCTCAACGCCTCCATCGCGCTGGGCCTGGCCCAGGGCCAGTCGCCCAACGACCTGCTGGACCAGCGCGATGCCGCGGTGCAGGCGCTGGGCGGCTTCCTGTCCGTGAACAGCGTCGCGCAGGACGACGGCACCATCAATCTCTTCACCGCTGACGGCTCGCCGCTGCTGGTGGGACAGCAGCAGGCGAAGCTGGCTTCCGTGACGGACCCGAACAATGCTTCGCAGCATGCGATCCAGCTGACGCTGGGCACGACCTCGAAGACCATGGACGGCGCGGCGCTGGGCGGCGGCAGCCTGGCCGGCGCGATGCGGCTGCGTGACGAGGACTATCCGGCCGCATTGAACCAGGTCGGACGCATCGCGCAGGTGCTGGCCGGCGCGGTCAATGCGCAGCAGGCCGCCGGCGTGGACATGGACGGCAAGGCCGGCGCGGCGCTGTTCACGGTGCCCGGACCGACGACGCTCTCCGCCTCGACCAACACCGGCAGCGGCGCGCTGGGCGCGACCGTCGCCGACGCCAGTGCGCTGCAGGCCAGCGACTACCAGGTCAGCTGGGACGGCAGCGCCTACCAGGTGAAGCGGCTGGCCGATGGCCAGGTGCAGGGCTTCAGCAGCCTGCCTGCCACACTGGACGGCTTGCAGTTCACGGCGAGCGGCACACCGGCCGCGGGTGACCATTGGGAAGTGCGGCCCTTCGCGGCGGCGGCCACCGGCATCAGCGCGAACTCGCTGTCGGCGCGCCAGGTGGCGACCGGTATGGCGGCCACCGTGCAGGCGGCCGCCGGCAACACCGGCGGCGCGACGGCCAGCAACTTCGCGATCACGCGCACGTCCAGCGACAACACGCTGCCGGTCACGATCACCTTCAACAATCCGCCCACGAGTTTCAACGTCACCGGCCTCGCGGGCGGCAACCTCGCCAACGTGCCATATACGCCGGGGCAGCAGGTGCCGGCGGCGCCCGCCGACTACAACGGCTGGTCGATCACCTTGCAGGGCACGCCGGCCGCGGGCGACGCGTTCAACGTCGCGCCGACCACCAACCCCGGCGCCGACAACCGCAACGCGCTGGCCCTGAGTGCGCTCGCACAAGCGGGCCTCGCCGCCGGCGCGACCTTGAACGAAAGCTATGCGGCGCTGGTGGGCGACGTCGGCAGCCGCGTGCAGGCCGGCCAGGCCGAAGCCGACGTCTCGCAGAAGCTGCAGAGCGACGCCGTCTCGCGGCAGCAGAACCTGGCCGGCGTCAACCTCGACGAGGAAGCGGCCGACATGCTGCGCTTCCAGCAGGCCTACCAGGCCTCGGCCCGCATCATCCAGACCAGCCAGACCCTGTTCGAGGCGCTGCTGTCCGCCACCACCCGCTGAACCAAACCATGCGCGTCCCCACCCTCCAGACGTCCCGCGCCAGCCTGCAGGTGCTGCAGCAGCGCGAAGCCGAACAGGCCAAGCTGCAGACGCAGATCTCCAGCGGCGTGCGGGTGCAGACGCCGGGCGACGACCCGGTGGCCGCGGCCCAGGCCGAACTGGCTCGCTCGCGCCTGGCGCACATCGCGCAGGACCAGCGCGCCACGCAGCTCTCCACCAGCACCTTGCAGGCCGCCGACGGCGCGCTGTCGCAAGGCGTGGACGAGCTGCAAAGCGCGCGCGAAGCGCTGGTGGCCGCGGGCAACGGCAGCTACACGGCCAGCGACCGCCAGGCGCTCGCGCAGCAGCTGCGCGCCACGCGCGACCAGCTGCTGGCCGTGGCCAACACTTCGGATGGCGCGGGCGGCTACGTGTTCGGCGGCCAGGGCGTGACCAGCGCGCCTTTCAGCGCCGATGGCTCGGGCTACACCGCGGCCGCGGGCACGCAGCGCGTCGGCGAGGCAGGGCGCTTCGCCAGCACGGTCGACGGCCGCGCCGCCTTCCTTGCATTGCCCCAGGGCAATGGCGTGTTCACCACGGCATCCGCGTCCGCCAACACCGGCAGCGGCTGGATCTCCAGCGGCTCGGTGAGCGATGCGACGCAGCTCACCGGCCACTCCTATGCCGTCACCGTGGCCGGCAGCGCGGGAGCACAGACTTACTCGGTGACCGACACGACCTCGGGCGCCACGGTCGCAAGCGCCCAGCCCTTCACCGCCGGTGCGGACATCGAGGTACAAGGCCAGCGTTTCGCGATCTCCGGCACGCCGGCCGCGGGCGACAGCTTCACCCTGGCGCCGGCGGGGCAGCAGAGCGTGTTCTCCACCTTGGACGATGCGATCTCGCTGCTGGAAGACAACTCGGTCACTTCTTCCGCTTACAACGAACGGCTGCAGCGCGTGCAGTCCGGCGTCGACCGGGCGCTCGATGGCATGCAGCTGGCGCGCTCGCGCACGGCCGAAGAGATGCGTGTGGTCGATGGCGCCACCGCCACGGGCCAGCAGGGCCAGATCGATGCCAGCGGGCGCCTGAAGGACCTGACGGAGCTGGACATGGCGCAGGGCATCTCGCAGATGCAGAACGGCCAGACGGCGTATGAGGCGGCCTTGCGCAGTTATGCGGCGTTGGGGAAGACCTCGCTGTTCGACTTGATTTCGTAACCCCAGCCCTTCACGTCAACGCCTGCCGCAGCAGCGTGGCCACCCCCGCCGGCTGCAGGTGCAGCAGCTGCGCCGCCTCCTCCAGGTCCTTGGCCGGCGCCCCGCGATCCGCGAGCCGCGTTGCCAAGGCCACGATCCGCGGCCCCGGCGCGTCGCCTTGTGGCGGCCCGGCCAGGCGGCGCAGGTTGTCGGCAATCTCCCAGCGTTCCAGCAAGGCCGCGCCCAGCTCCGCCAGCGGCAGGTCCGCGGGCGCCTCGCCCGGCGCCACATGCCAGATCAGCAGCGCCGCGCAATCGTGCAGCAAGGCCGCCAGGTGCACCGCCTCCACGTCGTCCTCGCCGCGATGGATGGCAAAGGCCGCGGCAATCCGCGCCGCCGCGCGCGCGTGCTGCACGATGCCGTGCACCGCGCTGCGGCCCTGGCTGTCCAGCGCGTCTTCCAGCACCGGCAGGCCCGCGCATTCGCGGAAAAAGGGATCGATGCCGGTCAGCACCAGCGCCGCGGTCACGCCTTCCACCTGCGTGCCGCGATGGGCCTGCCGGCGTGCGGCCGCGCGCAAGACCCGCAGGCAAAGCAGCGGGTCGCGCAGCGCGATGGCGGCGAGCGAGTGGGCGTCGGTTTCGTCGGGGCGGCGGGCGCGGGCGGACAAGGCCAGGGCGCTGGCCCGCAGCACGGGCAGGTCGACCGCGGCCAGGCGGTCGGCCCAGGCGGCGAGGTCTGGGTGGACAGGCATTCTGCTTTTATCGGCAGCGGCGCCGCGAACCTGAGGCCGCGCCTCAGGCGCCAGCCATCCGCGCGCGCAGGCGCTCCAGCAGCGCGGCGGCGTGGGTCTTCACCCGTTCCAGGTCCGCGGCCAGGTTGGCCTGCGGCTCGGCGACGATCGCGTTCTCCTCCAGCCCCCGGCAGGCGTGCCGCAGCTCGGTGGCGCCCAGCGTCTGCGCGGCGCCCATCACGCGGTGCGCGAGCCGCGCCACCTCGCGCGTGTCGTAGGCGTCGGTGGCGGCCTGCAGCTGCGCCAGGTCCTCCTCGTTGGCCTGCAGGAACTCTTCGAGGATGCGGCCTTCCAGCTGGCGGTCGCCGCCGCTGATCAACTCCAGCAGCGCGCCGTCGAACGGACCGTCGGCGGCGCGCGCCTGGTCCGCCGGCGCGACGTGGCCGGCGCCGTCCGGCAGCGGCAGCCAGTGTTCCAGCTGCTGCAGCAGCTCGGGCAGCGCAACCGGCTTGAACAGGCAGCCGTCCATGCCGGCCGCGGCCACGCGCGCCGGCTCGTCGTGCAGCACGTTGGCCGTGCAGGCGAGGATGGGCGTGCGAGGCCGCCCGGCCGCTTCTTCCAGCCGGCGGATGGCGCGCGCGAGCTCGTAGCCGTTCATGTGGGGCATGGCGCTGTCGGTGAGCACCAGGCCGATGCGCCGCGACTGCCACAGCGCCAGCCCCTGCACGCCGTCTTCGGCGACGAGCACGCCGTAGCCCAGCGTGGCCACCTGGCGCGACAGCACGACGCGGTTGGTCGGGTGGTCGTCCACGACCAGCACGAGCGTGCCCTCGGCCTCCGCGACCTCCGCCGGCGGGGCGGCGCGGCGCGCGATCAGCGTGGCGTGCAGGCGGCGCTGGGCTGCGTCGGCCACGGCTTCGGCGCCCATGGCCGCCGGGTCCGCCAGCGGCAGGTCCAGCTCCAGTGTCATCTGCGTGCCGCGGCCCGGCGTGCTGCGCATCTGCACCGTGCCGCCCATCTGCTCGGCGAGGTTGCGGCTGATGGCCAGGCCCAGGCCGCTGCCGCCATAGGTGCTGGCGATGCGGGGCGCGCCCTGCTCGAAGGGCTGGAACAGCTGCGGGATGGTGTCCGGCGGCACGCCGATGCCGGTGTCGATGACGGTGAGCCGCAAGCGCTCGATGGACACGTGCCGCTCCAGCAGCTCCACCTGCACGTGCACGCCGCCGGTCTCGGTGAACTTGACGGCGTTGCTGAGGAAGTTGTTGAGGATCTGGCCCACGCGGACCGGATCGAACACGTGCATCGGCGCGACCCGCGGGTCGACCGAGTATTCGAGCTGCAGGCCCTGCGCCAGCGCCATGCCGCTGTGCACTTCGCAGGCGCGCCGCACCACGTCGCGCAGCGACGCCGGCACCGGGTCCAGCGTGAGCCGGCCTTCCTCGCCCTTCGAGAAATCCAGGATGTCGTCGATGATGCGCAGCAGCGCCGTGCTGGACTCGCGGATCATGGCGACGGTGGAGCGCTGCTCGCCGTCCAGGCGCGACAGCCCCAGCAGCTCCAGCAGGCCCAGCACGCCGGTCATGGGCGTGCGGATTTCGTGGCTCATGGTGGCCAGGAAACTGCCCTTGGCCCGGCTCGCGCGCCGCGCCTCCTCGGTCGCTTCGCGCAGGGCGCGCTCCATCTGCTTCTGCTCGGTGATGTCGGTCCAGTGGCCGGTCCACAGCAGCGTGCCGTCGCCGCGCCGGCGCAGGCGCGCGTGCTTGTGCACCCAGCGCTCGGCCGCGCCGTCGTGCGGCGGCCGCACGCGGTAAATGACGTCCAGCGGCTGCAGCGTCTGTTCCGACACGTAGAGCGCCTCCGCCACGCGCTGCCGGTCCTCGTCTGCCACGCTCTCCAGGGCCGCGGCCTGGTCGGCCAGCAGTTCCTCCGCGTGCAGGCCGCGCGAGGTGTAGGAGCCCTTGCCTACGTAGATGAAGCGGCGCCGGCCGTCGAGGTCGGTGACCATCTGCCAGACCGTGGTGGGCAGGTTCTCCACCAGGTCCGTCATCTGGCGCTCGGTGCGGCGGCGCCGCTTGGCCTCGCGCATGGCGAACAGGTAGGCCAGCAGCACCATCAGCGCGAAGACCACGAAGGAGGCCGCCAGCACCAGCGTCGTGCGGCGCTGGCGTTGCACTTCCACCGCCTGGCGCGCCTGCAGCAGGCGCCTCTCCTCGTCCTCGAGCTCGCGGGACAGGTTGCGCATGTTGTCGGCGGTGCTGCGCAGGCGCGCGAGCTGTTCCGGCGGCAACTGCAGCGCGAGCGGCGGCTGCATTTCGCGGGCGACGGCGCGCGTGGCGTCGGCGCGCTCGGCCAGCAGCAGGCCGAGGTCGAGGGAGCGCTGCTGTT
Encoded proteins:
- a CDS encoding ATP-binding protein, with protein sequence MLRRPPSRALIAGPLLAAAVVISFVAWTLTATLKETERAAGWVRHSEEVLGTLGRFRESFSAIDAAQRGFLLDGRATFLQQRDLAITDAGQAVLQLRQLTSDNPQQQQRSLDLGLLLAERADATRAVAREMQPPLALQLPPEQLARLRSTADNMRNLSRELEDEERRLLQARQAVEVQRQRRTTLVLAASFVVFALMVLLAYLFAMREAKRRRRTERQMTDLVENLPTTVWQMVTDLDGRRRFIYVGKGSYTSRGLHAEELLADQAAALESVADEDRQRVAEALYVSEQTLQPLDVIYRVRPPHDGAAERWVHKHARLRRRGDGTLLWTGHWTDITEQKQMERALREATEEARRASRAKGSFLATMSHEIRTPMTGVLGLLELLGLSRLDGEQRSTVAMIRESSTALLRIIDDILDFSKGEEGRLTLDPVPASLRDVVRRACEVHSGMALAQGLQLEYSVDPRVAPMHVFDPVRVGQILNNFLSNAVKFTETGGVHVQVELLERHVSIERLRLTVIDTGIGVPPDTIPQLFQPFEQGAPRIASTYGGSGLGLAISRNLAEQMGGTVQMRSTPGRGTQMTLELDLPLADPAAMGAEAVADAAQRRLHATLIARRAAPPAEVAEAEGTLVLVVDDHPTNRVVLSRQVATLGYGVLVAEDGVQGLALWQSRRIGLVLTDSAMPHMNGYELARAIRRLEEAAGRPRTPILACTANVLHDEPARVAAAGMDGCLFKPVALPELLQQLEHWLPLPDGAGHVAPADQARAADGPFDGALLELISGGDRQLEGRILEEFLQANEEDLAQLQAATDAYDTREVARLAHRVMGAAQTLGATELRHACRGLEENAIVAEPQANLAADLERVKTHAAALLERLRARMAGA